In Thermomicrobiales bacterium, one DNA window encodes the following:
- a CDS encoding peroxiredoxin family protein encodes MAQGSIAHRERTYPTPTRGQQAPDLVGETPQGERMSLRRSFYMRRNLGILFVADDDTGRRWLREAAEQRNAAHAEVGEIVAIVPPGMETHGLPALVDTDSSLSARYGLSSPDLPAVFVTDRYFVIFSTNTGDSATPGLLPEDIPGWLEFIAARCS; translated from the coding sequence ATGGCGCAGGGCAGCATCGCTCATCGCGAGCGCACATATCCGACTCCAACACGCGGACAGCAAGCACCGGACCTCGTCGGCGAGACGCCGCAGGGCGAACGCATGTCACTCCGCCGTTCGTTCTACATGCGGCGCAACCTTGGGATCCTATTCGTCGCTGATGATGACACTGGTCGCCGATGGCTGCGCGAAGCCGCCGAGCAGCGCAACGCTGCCCACGCCGAAGTCGGCGAGATCGTCGCGATTGTCCCGCCCGGCATGGAGACCCACGGTCTGCCGGCGTTGGTCGACACGGATAGCTCTCTGTCCGCGCGTTACGGACTGTCGTCCCCTGACCTGCCCGCTGTGTTCGTGACCGACAGATACTTCGTCATCTTCTCGACGAACACCGGCGACAGCGCCACTCCGGGCCTTCTGCCCGAAGACATCCCCGGCTGGCTGGAGTTCATCGCGGCGCGGTGCAGCTGA
- a CDS encoding ArgE/DapE family deacylase: MPIDADLVRRISDAVDARRDETIALLQSLVRVPSVTNSEGDVQKVVMNACGVRDLAVDAWEATPEEIAPYHDHVGQQTVYEGRTNVAAVKRGTGGGQSILLNAHMDTVENGDPATWTQDPLGAEVVGDLVYGRGSCDMKGGLTSYLAAFDALDALGIRLAGDATVLATVGEEDGGVGALSTILRGYKADAVLITEPTKLALVTAQGGSLVFRMTIVGKSAHAAVRDEGVSALEKFVPIFQDLLAFEAERNAAIDHPLYAPIANKIPINIGVVHSGVWASTVPESLVAEGRVGLIPGEDVDAFKAQVVERIMQVANADPWLREHPPTIEWFGGQFAPTETSPDSPIAQCIAAAHAAVTGAPPPVEAVTYGADMRLFTIIGDMPCVMYGAGDVTVAHHADEHISITELLTATKTIACMLVDWCGVTGE, from the coding sequence ATGCCAATTGATGCCGATCTGGTCAGGCGAATATCCGACGCCGTCGATGCGCGCCGCGACGAAACGATTGCACTCCTGCAGTCGCTCGTCCGCGTCCCGTCGGTCACCAACTCGGAAGGCGACGTGCAAAAAGTCGTGATGAACGCCTGTGGCGTTCGCGATCTGGCGGTCGACGCCTGGGAGGCGACGCCGGAGGAGATCGCGCCGTATCACGACCATGTCGGTCAGCAAACGGTCTACGAGGGTCGCACCAATGTCGCCGCCGTGAAGCGCGGCACGGGCGGCGGGCAGTCAATCCTGCTGAACGCGCACATGGATACCGTCGAGAACGGCGACCCGGCGACCTGGACGCAGGATCCGCTCGGCGCTGAAGTCGTTGGCGACTTGGTGTACGGTCGCGGCTCGTGCGACATGAAGGGCGGCCTCACCAGCTACCTGGCCGCGTTCGATGCGCTCGACGCGCTCGGCATCCGTCTCGCAGGCGACGCGACCGTCCTCGCCACGGTCGGCGAAGAGGACGGCGGAGTCGGCGCGCTCTCGACAATCTTGCGCGGCTACAAGGCCGACGCTGTCCTCATCACTGAACCAACCAAACTGGCGTTGGTGACGGCGCAAGGCGGCTCGCTTGTCTTCCGCATGACGATCGTCGGCAAGTCGGCCCACGCCGCCGTACGCGACGAAGGCGTTTCAGCGCTGGAGAAATTCGTGCCGATCTTCCAGGATCTGCTGGCATTCGAAGCCGAGCGCAACGCGGCGATCGATCACCCGCTCTACGCACCAATCGCGAACAAGATTCCGATCAACATCGGCGTCGTCCACTCCGGCGTCTGGGCGTCGACCGTGCCTGAATCGCTGGTCGCCGAAGGCCGAGTCGGTCTGATTCCAGGCGAGGATGTCGATGCATTCAAGGCGCAGGTCGTCGAGCGCATCATGCAGGTTGCCAACGCTGATCCGTGGCTCCGCGAGCACCCACCGACGATCGAGTGGTTTGGCGGCCAGTTCGCACCAACGGAAACCTCGCCCGACAGCCCGATCGCTCAGTGCATCGCCGCCGCCCACGCCGCCGTCACTGGAGCTCCGCCCCCAGTCGAGGCGGTCACGTACGGCGCGGACATGCGGCTGTTCACCATCATCGGCGACATGCCCTGCGTCATGTACGGAGCAGGTGATGTGACCGTCGCCCACCACGCCGACGAACACATCAGCATCACCGAACTGCTCACAGCGACGAAGACCATCGCCTGCATGCTCGTCGATTGGTGCGGCGTCACCGGGGAGTGA